Proteins from a genomic interval of Papaver somniferum cultivar HN1 chromosome 4, ASM357369v1, whole genome shotgun sequence:
- the LOC113272843 gene encoding uncharacterized protein LOC113272843, producing MDLRKDVERAFGILKRKFAIIYGPYRGLSARETHKTILTCIIMHNMVIQETLCNKNWTNHQDENLRHEVIPARGLPARNYAQMTSHIENKTLYNRLREDLRANMWAEFGRD from the coding sequence ATGGATCTGAGAAAGGATGTGGAACGAGCTTTTGGAATTCTGAAGCGGAAGTTCGCAATCATTTATGGGCCTTATCGTGGTCTAAGTGCTCGTGAAACGCATAAGACTATACTGACTTGcatcattatgcataacatggtaATCCAGGAAACTCTTTGTAATAAGAATTGGACTAACCATCAAGATGAAAACTTAAGGCATGAGGTTATACCGGCAAGAGGATTACCTGCAAGGAACTATGCGCAAATGACTAGTCATATTGAGAATAAAACTCTGTATAACAGGTTGAGAGAAGATCTCAGAGCAAATATGTGGGCTGAGTTTGGAAGAGATTGA
- the LOC113272844 gene encoding uncharacterized protein LOC113272844: protein MAVQWLGFKGKVYQLIRDNSIRMKGHMYNNLEDLRILNYFKVRHRSCKTSTPIEVSWNPHNQDEIMICCDGASFGNPGQAGSGVVFRGANSEVLGVLCVGLGWQTNYYVEVCAIIYSAMLAKRCNMRSLCVRSDSMSCIQAFQKGELLWQLVQKWKLVKSFYKNIRYSHSYREVNFSADVSSKKACLLAEDLFEFYEGRPGFIPSVEWP, encoded by the coding sequence ATGGCAGTTCAATGGCTTGGTTTTAAAGGGAAAGTTTATcagttaattcgtgataactcaattagaatgaagggTCATATGTATAATAATTTAGAGGATCTGCGCATTTTGAACTATTTCAAGGTGCGGCATAGATCGTGCAAAACATCTACTCCAATTGAAGTTAGTTGGAATCCTCATAatcaagatgaaatcatgatctgttgtgatggtgcgtcTTTTGGAAATCCAGGCCAAGCAGGTTCTGGTGTTGTTTTCCGTGGTGCAAACTCGGAAGTGCTTGGTGTTCTTTGTGTTGGTCTTGGTTGGCAAACCAATTACTATGTTGAAGTTTGTGCAATTATTTATAGTGCGATGTTGGCCAAGAGATGTAATATGCGGAGTCTCTGCGTTCGTTCTGATTCGATGAGTTgtattcaagcttttcaaaagggTGAACTTCTGTGGCAGCTGGTGCAGAAGTGGAAACTTGTGAAGTCTTTTTACAAAAATATTCGTTATAGTCATAGCTATAGAGAagttaatttttcagctgatgtctCATCCAAGAAAGCATGTTTGCTGGCTGAGGATTtatttgagttttatgagggtaggccaggctTTATTCCGTCTGTTGAATGGCCTTGA
- the LOC113272845 gene encoding uncharacterized protein LOC113272845, whose amino-acid sequence MNEFRSWISDNGLVEADAIGKKYTWSNCRSGAQRIVSKHDRAVVNDSWCYKYANWRCKALPRVCSDHSLLFGFAFENPKPARVPFRIQKMWLSHPDFMRLVEENWNLELNVADAKKVVDDVRTELAVILKMKSRVTWLEDGDQNTRFFHNSIRLRRSQNTISELKVSNDTTLFLQDEIKDFIFNHYQSKFNGGDVNIDPSIFDIDHESISSAESAFMDAIPSLEEVKVAVFDLGDDSAPGPDGFTGSFYRQCWDIISRDLFNAIANCWAMRKIPNGINSSFIVLIPKNNKSDVIKYYQPIGLSNFFFKIITKIMATRLGTVLNKLISEEQVEFMKGRNIHKNIALACELINEISTERKHGNVGLKLDIAQSFDTVRWDFIAEIFRQYGFSNSWCTGNLHSLQNLKNMLVLYQHASGQCVNYAKSKFYYGGGTLSRAIAISNYLGMERVIFPDKYLGIQLKPGIVRHIHVRQVVEKIMDKLAGWKGKLLSFQARLVIIKSIISRYVIYSMDIYKWPCTVIKQVERAIRNFLWSGDAEKRKYFTVLYDDLCLSKREGGLGIKKLNDVNREILMKLWISIRDSNKIWAKFLRAKLGITSKGPNGFRAKVSDIIVDGAWSIPQKTRDLMIRCNIDVDDLPIIAGGEDYTIWDLDSKGVFSAKSAKAAIKVPAEVVPTAALFTRQVVHPTLIVQYWKI is encoded by the exons ATGAATGAGTTTCGAAGCTGGATTTCTGACAATGGCTTGGTTGAGGCTGATGCCATTGGTAagaaatatacttggtctaattgtcgaAGTGGAGCTCAAAGAATTGTTTCTAAACATGATAGAGCGGTTGTTAATGATTCTTGGTGCTATAAATATGCCAATTGGAGATGTAAGGCCTTGCCTAGGGTTTGTTCGGATCATTCCCTCCTATTTGGGTttgcttttgaaaatccaaaGCCCGCTAGAGTtccttttagaattcagaaaaTGTGGCTTTCCCATCCAGATTTTATGAGGCTGGTTGAGGAGAACTGGAATTTGGAGCTTAATG TTGCGGATGCCAAAAAGGTTGTTGATGATGTGAGAACGGAGTTGGCAGTTATTCTTAAGATGAAGTCGAGAGTAacttggttggaggatggtgacCAGAATACTCGTTTCTTTCATAATAGCATCCGTTTGAGGAGAAGTCAAAATACCATTTCAGAACTTAAGGTTTCTAATGacactactttgtttttgcaggatgagatAAAGGATTTCATTTTTAATCACTATCAGTCCAAGTTCAATGGTGGTGACGTTAATATTGATCCATCTATTTTTGATATTGATCATGAGAGTATTTCATCTGCTGAAAGTGCATTCATGGATGCTATTCCGTCTTTAGAGGAAGTTAAAgtggcggtttttgatttgggagatGATTCTGCGCCTGGCCCGGATGGATTCACAGGTTCTTTCTATAGACAGTGTTGggacattatttctagagatctttttaatgccATTGCAAACTGTTGGGCTATGCGTAAAATTCCcaatggcattaactctagttttattgttcttatTCCGAAAAATAACAAATCTGATGTTATTAAATATTATCAGCCAATTGGCTtgagtaatttttttttcaagatcATTACTAAGATTATGGCTACCAGGCTTGGTACTGTGTTAAATAAGCTGATATCTGAAGAGCAAGTGGAGTTTATGAAGGGTAgaaatatacataaaaatattgcattggCGTGTGAGTTGATCAATGAGATCAGCACAGAAAGGAagcatggtaatgttggcctCAAGCTGGATATTGCTCAATCCTTTGATACGGTTAGATGGGATTTCATAGCTGAAatttttcgtcaatatggctttTCTAATTCTTGGTGCAC AGGTAATCTTCATAGTTTGCAAAATTTGAAGAATATGTTGGTTTTGTATCAACATGCGTCTGGACAGTGCGTAAACTATGCAAAGAGCAAGTTCTATTACGGAGGTGGTACACTTTCTCGTGCTATTGCTATTTCTAACTATTTGGGTATGGAAAGAGTTATATTTCCGGATAAATACTTAGGTATTCAATTGAAACCTGGTATTGTTcgtcatattcatgttcgccAAGTTGTTGAAAAGATTATGGACAAGCTGGCTGGATGGAAAGGTAAGCTTTTATCTTTTCAGGCGAGACTTGTGATAATTAAATCGATTATTTCTAGATATGTTATTTATTCTATGGATATTTATAAATGGCCATGCACGGTTATTAAGCAAGTTGAAAGGGCCATTaggaattttctttggtctggtgatgctgaGAAACGAAAATACTTTACCGTTCTATATGATGATCTATGTCTCTCGAAGCGTGAAGGTGGCCTTGGTATTAAGAAGTTGAATGATGTTAATAGGGAAATTCTAATGAAGCTTTGGATTTCTATTCGGGACTCAAACAAGATTTGGGCCAAATTTTTGAGGGCAAA ACTTGGAATCACTTCCAAAGGCCCTAATGGTTTTAGGGCTAAAGtaagtgatattattgttgatggagCTTGGAGCATTCCTCAGAAAACTAGAGATTTGATGATTCGATGCAATATTGACGTTGATGATTTGCCAATTATTGCTGGTGGTGAAGATTATACAATTTGGGATTTAGATAGCAAAGGCGTTTTTTCAGCCAAATCGGCTAAGGCCGCTATTAAAGTGCCTGCGGAAGTTGTGCCTACTGCGGCTCTTTTTACCAGGCAGGTTGTGCATCCTACCTTAATTGTACAATACTGGAAGATTTGA